One stretch of Chaetodon auriga isolate fChaAug3 chromosome 18, fChaAug3.hap1, whole genome shotgun sequence DNA includes these proteins:
- the LOC143336651 gene encoding apolipoprotein B-100-like: MRVNQRYKAYHKYEYLYEAESLNAVNGASDLRNGPKATCKVEIEVPQTCSFIVRTTGCSLSEVANMDAEGNPVFSPTPSSDAFAAEMERYPLKVVVEDVYDVKLYPEEGETTTILNFKRGIISALAVPLLEEEKNKNMPTIHGMCKTHYSMEAREEIATDISLTRDLSRCDKFIPMRDHTSPLALISGMHYPLAQLVRSSQTCNYKFDNEKKHMTSGSCTENHILIPFSHKGEYGVTNVGKQRLTLVQVSPHNDRVFDHNDNIKGLHMDAVEDKSVVQDKVACLNLLRELATLPETEGERRAHLFHKLVTMVRGMKTETLSPAIPEALAVSRVLTYQVLAQCGTPECSSAIMQILRTFGSSSLEVDATVFAMGLMSNPSALLINDMLEMAKYKPSKPIMYALSNTVKRFYKAEGKLTPEIHSVAEFMAAQLGDCSGDKDNTFMTLRVIGNMAPAVITASPALRAAVIQCVNQPAASPAVQQAAIQVYRLTAVPEEGREVLMQVLLDSANPMQKRIAAYLVLMKDPQPTEINQLTDVLLKEQDKQVKSFVISHITNILSSTELETQDLRQKIGDALQGNEIGTIMDPTKFSRNYKFGSVEGNMIFEGTSYLPKEAMLEMTLKAFGYDIDMMEIGMEGKGLEPTIDILFGDDGFFPDTALKTMYFVSDNMPHRINKILQDMLPAMKKDTMKRQATQNLMREIGHNLNKLVREVKATQSPEAMVYLRLLGNELGYLRTNEITEMAYSAAMMIDNMFKIFPTDLMKALMTKADNTIFAHYIFMDNEFFLPTVTGVPLRIALSGTFTPGIKGGLKIARDMSEVTFMPSAGIEFVTQIGSHIPEYVNSGLEMHTNIFHESGLSAKISMGRDNVKLTIPAPMSPTKLIKMTNTVVAVTGSEVTTIPPVVMDKVDVSECTHVFAGMKYCTALQYTDAFSQEQAPYFPFTGDSKFAVELHPTGEITEYTATVAYELLKEGEEGRQKVDSVKFILRAEGVEPTEARAIMKYNRRKNVITADIQIPDYDVEAGLRLGVVDGNTKGKGTHSISLDFINKNIPQLSLVGRANLKAMREGLVQVQLLVPSISADATVTANLKRDEELELELKSDIKFLETTSEQKIAMKYDNSKLEIELKSDVNSDILEILPYTDEMKKYGNDVLDMRVGATDMTVCQIFKAFVEATNNHMERYAADIPYIRSFRVPDIPEMSLPETLFLNTKAKAVYHFNNERFTFAIPLPLGGKSTEELNFPPALTTPHMSLPQIGLEIVSMEIPIPELVVPESLTLSIPLFGKAEVSTLMRSNLYDMEASMAVGKDVVETPSYSAKFDVKGTSPLDILSIKIEGSGMLSITDSIKAHLKSSLAHKFIEASVSIVEDATITNKINMRSSSKIEATSPLDVNIALEHTGMVGINTEEISADSNFDGMFKAGPMYGKTISTQSFTIVPFRPEATIDSTVQFDSTILQAKNTIAATLANGEFSVVSNTNVFEDTLTHVAEFSIKDNKLSMKCDANALALGIKIRNQAEASAGAGEVIMRMETNADHSENRVYSLLTASLDVSGLAVSSDATVRLLDSEATHKATLKMNKDGLITQGTNTLQSPLALENTFNAGLDASRATISITNKAAMRDMKVDNVNTLTITLSSLDFNSKAQATASEYASYTHDITLDLKPYTASANVNNNLKLLAANFINDAQLQAELYKMDLTGSLKAIYGEEELKHTYEVTYADMTANAKCSTTGKVFGTHMSHNTELEVVGLAVRITNDARFNSQPMRFDHTIRCSIVPFDFNLDAVFNADGDLTMYGKHSAQLYGKFLLRAQPLAFASAHECRASVTQQLNNGFTLETIIDNTMDIVLSHVEQKTSFRVKSKLNDHILRQDISLYNTAEKTGIESSSTILTNILNMASTENQEFAISGILKYDKSKNGHIIQLPMIESLSTFLESIKGLVVHAAEALQNYVNKGGIRTKLEALSQHLNDFLAQLDIEGSLIQMEQHLNDLTQNYVISKDDVEASLRNLKVTVEKLLDDLTVYMQHISGVMKDILAQFTLHDSLIQTIQQQLNVINEEYDIKAMIVYAIDTIREIIQQINLENLKGSSIAFLHDIDAKYEIKTQLQTIMSDIKQTIETFDMQTFAAELRRLISSINFEAHIEQLVSRIPTEIFSDITHYIWQTIQNLDILGKINTVNAKIGELIVKFEVDRKVQVILEKVVELIRQFRIEETIRAVANMVKDAGIPAKFMRVFQSALNYLKTTDVRDIISQLNIYIDIIEKKLISFDYNDFVDQINRMIAKYVAYMNDLIRSLEIPQKLEATRDFANFVLSSVQGSVEQLREIKIAEFMKIVNDIFEQLVLSNLREFGEIIKQEIIKLDVNAEITSYLQLARKCYTEFLTITTDVFTSMAEMIKKVEPQPKIVSEILQIIEGLITALKRAELNMPSFTIPLTDLVVPSLKFSIDKLHQFEIPPQLDIPEFTILGFHTMQATTISANDIKQRIIELIDFVLTFKMKIFNIAALFGDLTVNYFPALPEFSLSEMTVPEFSFPTLPHVPAEKLVKTLQLPTFKLPVIPREIVIPGFGKLSYEVKVNSPIYTIRNAAEVQTSLDADETPQLTAFLTSQGTSLSFEILNFNLDSTARIVVTNGDRVVAAESLKFSHNFLALDHHASVRFYDFSAQASAKTMVKVTTTPYNAELLNEAFLATKGGLSVTTDTSYKHVLNLPVLGLTDETSATQKAVVRQGGSSITITVGNQGTSTFNSRDSIHKSDLQVTVNPNSVKLIFNSDTDTFIFKMRQAMSTEFVSFSYFKFDIRSEAEGPAIKNNLVVGSVNANLHDMKVELKATHTTDFIGIVNGALHNVIDVVLSPREVVFSFKNKGNTKVSFSDALTAKIDLQNDYSASFRPDMQYMNTVALARLNQDKLFWNFTVENNKREVAILSAVEGEANLDFLTRPISIPDIYIPFVDLHTPAISDLDFYDQTGLKHILTTTDQTVDIDAKIIYQKNQAAPLVDMMGLIQIPSMGNMITELSFKSAIINLNANTGLYAEDDLVFRLGATTASVFEALKAKLDGTTSLTTKRGIKLANSLSLENRHIEGTHDSTISVSTETFETAVSVATVAKIALPILNLEANQNLVADTKTKANAVSTLSVKGDFNIPVIKVVGKTEAGHSLKLDGTFEYVSIEASTRANVDGTVLEDYLVVGLLDNEVNLYLNNDGLRSTSKVIGDAKLNYGTTKVIDMDVNENLAVEASLSRVYAVLQYTGNNEANLFNYNTNGKHTAKATIDFAPTSSLTVDMEIDISQPSNLGDFTIFEKTVAEVTTVQQKMSTNVKFVSPLYTTNLVTEVDGRAPVFKATFRSSATSAIVFLEYDLNSSITINFENAGVSLAGKVVFSHTDLIMDIQQMLSHTLSDSRLTLNVDITSPAFTDLKWRYAVHKDGLSTTVSIPSTGFLGLQLHGRIPSQINARLYGRYASDPGKDVDIFTTRFSAKDAYRMNLKMVFNMDAPNIMLSGLQEKLPAITSCLSSFAEKYQLFRYAAKLNKIIIYYTEEAHNIANNHAPQLSQVSILFRNTVVQYQKTVQVFLDAAIRVLRETHVRLPGSEEMIPLIEVLNKMTNSITTMVEKAIQLVTVNTEYAFSAIIRMISKIQVTMPIGDVMAGAKIIDKIRDRVKALPNHVVDVLKRLESLDMLLEKLGDTLKFIVDKAQDFVDNTLKSDVLDAIAVYINACYDKYASFMKTVTKYASTALDIESMDGSINYILEIFRSVVNQFNHTITDYLQQAPAQYRAYVKVKGRKLEINL, encoded by the exons ATGAGAG TAAACCAAAGGTACAAAGCCTACCATAAATATGAATACTTGTACGAAGCTGAGTCCTTGAATGCTGTCAATGGTGCTTCAGATCTCAGGAATGGACCCAAAGCCACTTGCAAG GTTGAAATTGAAGTACCTCAGACTTGTAGTTTCATTGTCCGCACCACTGGCTGTAGCCTGAGTGAGGTGGCCAACATGGATGCAGAGGGCAACCCTGTGTTCAGTCCCACACCCAGCTCTGATGCCTTTGCTGCTGAAATGGAGAG ATATCCTCTGAAGGTTGTGGTTGAGGATGTGTACGATGTGAAACTGTACCCTGAGGAGGGTGAGACAACAACCATCTTGAACTTCAAGAGGGGTATCATCTCTGCTCTGGCTGTTCCTCTgctggaagaggagaagaataAGAATATG CCCACTATCCACGGCATGTGCAAGACACATTACTCCATGGAAGCTAGAGAAGAGATTGCAACTGACATCAGCCTCACTAGGGATCTGTCCAGATGTGACAAATTCATCCCCATGAGAGATCACACCAGCCCACTTGCGCTTATCTCTGGCATG CACTACCCTCTTGCCCAGCTGGTCAGAAGCTCACAGACATGTAACTACAAATTCGACAATGAGAAGAAACACATGACCTCTGGGTCCTGCACTGAGAACCACATCCTCATTCCCTTCTCTCACAA GGGAGAATATGGAGTTACCAATGTTGGAAAGCAAAGACTGACTCTGGTTCAGGTTTCTCCTCACAATGACAGAGTCTTTGACCACA ATGACAATATCAAGGGTCTTCACATGGACGCTGTTGAGGACAAGAGTGTTGTCCAGGATAAAGTTGCATGTCTGAACCTCCTGAGAGAATTGGCCACTCTGCCCGAGACCGAGGGTGAGAGGAGGGCCCACCTCTTCCACAAGCTTGTCACCATGGTCCGTGGAATGAAGACTGAGACCCTGAGTCCCGCCATTCCCGAGGCTCTTGCCGTGTCTCGTGTCCTGACCTACCAGGTTCTGGCCCAGTGTGGAACCCCTGAGTGCAGTAGTGCCATCATGCAGATCCTCAGGACTTTTGGTAGCTCTTCACTCGAGGTTGatgccactgtttttgcaaTGGGACTCATGTCCAATCCCTCTGCCCTCCTGATCAATGACATGCTTGAGATGGCCAAATACAAGCCCAGCAAGCCCATCATGTATGCCCTGAGCAACACTGTCAAGAG GTTTTACAAAGCTGAAGGAAAACTGACCCCTGAGATTCACTCTGTTGCTGAGTTCATGGCTGCTCAACTGGGTGACTGCTCTGGTGACAAGGATAACACTTTCATGACACTGAGA gttattggaaACATGGCTCCAGCTGTGATAACTGCTAGTCCTGcactcagagctgcagtgatccAGTGTGTGAACCAACCTGCAGCTTCCCCTGCTGTGCAACAGGCTGCCATTCAAGTGTACAGGTTGACTGCCGTCCCTGAAGAG GGGAGAGAGGTTCTCATGCAGGTGCTTTTGGACAGTGCCAACCCCATGCAAAAGCGTATTGCTGCATATCTGGTACTTATGAAGGACCCTCAGCCCACTGAAATTAATCAGCTGACTGATGTATTGCTCAAGGAGCAGGACAAACAAGTCAAGAGCTTTGTGATCTCCCACATTACCAACATTTTATCCTCAACTGAACTAGAAACACAAGA CCTGAGACAGAAGATTGGTGATGCCCTACAGGGTAATGAGATTGGGACAATTATGGACCCAACCAAGTTCTCTCGCAACTACAAGTTTGGATCTGTGGAGGGCAACATGATCTTTGAGGGTACCAGCTACCTGCCCAAGGAGGCCATGCTTGAAATGACTCTGAAGGCATTTGGCTATGATATTGATATGATGGAG ATTGGTATGGAGGGAAAAGGATTGGAGCCAACCATTGATATCCTCTTTGGAGATGATGGATTCTTCCCAGACACTGCCCTGAAGACAATGTACTTTGTCTCTGACAACATGCCACATAGGATTAACAAGATCTTGCAGGACATGCTGCCTGCTATGAAAAAGGACACAATGAAGAGACAG GCCACCCAGAACTTGATGAGGGAGATCGGGCACAACCTCAACAAACTGGTGCGGGAAGTGAAAGCCACACAATCTCCAGAGGCAATGGTTTACCTGAGACTTTTGGGAAATGAGCTGGGATATCTGAGGACCAATGAAATCACAGAGATGGCCTACTCTGCTGCCATGATGATTGACAACATGTTCAAGATTTTCCCGACTGAT CTAATGAAGGCACTGATGACCAAGGCTGACAACACAATCTTTGCCCACTACATCTTCATGGACAATGAATTTTTCCTGCCTACTGTCACTGGTGTGCCTCTGAGGATTGCACTGTCTGGTACTTTCACTCCTGGCATCAAGGGTGGACTTAAGATTGCCCGTGACATG AGTGAAGTTACCTTCATGCCCTCTGCTGGTATTGAGTTTGTAACTCAGATTGGCTCCCACATCCCTGAATATGTGAACTCTGGATTAGAAATGCACACCAACATTTTCCATGAAAGTGGGCTCAGTGCCAAGATCTCAATGGGACGTGACAATGTCAAGTTGACCATCCCCGCTCCAATGAGTCCTACAAAGCTCATCAAAATGAC AAACACCGTGGTGGCAGTGACTGGATCAGAGGTGACAACCATCCCTCCTGTGGTGATGGACAAGGTTGATGTTAGTGAGTGCACTCACGTCTTCGCTGGAATGAAATACTGTACTGCTCTGCAGTACACTGATGCTTTCTCTCAAGAGCAAGCCCCATACTTCCCCTTCACTGGAGACAGCAA ATTTGCTGTGGAGCTCCATCCCACTGGTGAAATCACTGAGTATACAGCCACAGTTGCCTATGAGCTCCTCAAAGAGGGTGAAGAGGGCCGACAGAAGGTTGACTCTGTGAAGTTTATTTTGAGGGCTGAAG GTGTGGAGCCCACTGAAGCCAGAGCAATCATGAAATATAACAGGAGGAAGAATGTCATCACAGCTGACATCCAGATCCCTGACTATGATGTGGAGGCTGGACTCAGGCTGGGTGTTGTTGATGGAAACACCAAGGGGAAAGGAACTCACTCCATCTCTCTTGACTTTATAAACAAGAACATCCCTCAGCTCTCCCTGGTTGGCCGTGCCAA TCTGAAGGCCATGAGGGAAGGTCTGGTACAAGTCCAACTTCTTGTCCCCTCAATCAGTGCTGATGCCACTGTCACAGCTAACCTGAAGCGTGATGAAGAATTGGAATTGGAGCTGAAGAGTGACATCAAGTTCTTAGAGACCACTTCGGAGCAGAAAATCGCAATGAAATATG ATAACAGCAAGTTGGAGATTGAATTAAAGTCAGATGTGAACTCTGACATCTTGGAAATCCTTCCATACACTGACGAGATGAAAAAGTATGGTAATGATGTGCTTGACATGCGGGTAGGGGCGACTGACATGACAGTCTGCCAAATCTTCAAAGCATTTGTGGAG GCAACAAACAACCACATGGAAAGGTACGCTGCTGATATACCTTACATCAGGAGCTTCAGAGTGCCTGATATTCCTGAGATGTCCCTGCCAGAGACACTGTTCCTAAATAC TAAGGCGAAGGCTGTCTACCACTTCAACAATGAGCGCTTCACCTTTGCTATCCCTCTCCCTCTTGGAGGAAAGTCAACAGAAGAGCTTAACTTCCCACCAGCTTTGACCACACCTCACATGTCTCTACCCCAGATTGGACTGGAAATTGTCTCAATGGAGATTCCCATCCCAGAGCTGGTTGTACCTGAGAGCCTTACTCTGTCTATCCCTCTTTTTGGCAAAGCTGAAGTTTCAACTCTAATGAGGAGTAACTTATATGACATGGAGGCCTCAATGGCTGTTGGCAAAGATGTAGTGGAGACACCAAGCTATTCAGCTAAGTTTGATGTGAAAGGAACCTCTCCACTTGACATCCTCTCAATAAAGATTGAAG gCTCTGGAATGTTGAGCATCACTGACTCCATCAAGGCCCATTTAAAAAGTTCTTTGGCCCATAAATTCATTGAAGCCAGTGTGAGTATTGTTGAGGATGCAACaatcacaaacaaaatcaacatgAGATCAAGCAGCAAGATTGAAGCCACAAGCCCACTTGATGTCAATATCGCACTAGAGCATACTGGCATGGTTGGAATCAACACTGAAGAAATCTCTGCTGACAGCAACTTTGATGGAATGTTCAAGGCTGGACCTATGTATGGCAAGACCATTTCGACCCAGTCATTCACCATCGTCCCATTCAGGCCAGAGGCAACGATTGATTCTACTGTTCAATTTGACTCCACCATTCTTCAGGCCAAGAACACAATTGCAGCAACCCTTGCCAATGGTGAATTTTCAGTTGTGTCTAACACCAATGTCTTTGAAGATACCCTGACTCATGTTGCAGAGTTTTCCATCAAAGACAACAAGCTGTCAATGAAATGTGATGCAAATGCCCTTGCTCTTGGTATTAAGATCCGCAACCAGGCTGAAGCCTCTGCTGGTGCCGGTGAAGTCATCATGAGAATGGAGACAAATGCAGACCATTCTGAAAACCGTGTTTACTCTTTGCTGACTGCCTCTCTTGATGTCAGTGGTCTGGCTGTAAGCAGCGATGCCACTGTGAGGCTCCTTGACAGTGAGGCTACTCACAAGGCTACTCTGAAAATGAATAAGGACGGGTTGATCACACAAGGGACAAACACCCTCCAGAGCCCCCTGGCCCTGGAAAACACTTTCAATGCCGGGCTTGATGCTTCAAGGGCTACTATATCCATTACCAACAAGGCTGCAATGCGTGACATGAAGGTTGATAATGTCAACACTCTGACCATTACTCTCTCTAGCCTTGACTTCAACTCGAAGGCTCAAGCCACTGCAAGTGAGTATGCCTCTTACACTCATGATATCACCCTCGACTTGAAACCCTATACTGCTTCTGCAAATGTTAACAACAACCTGAAACTTCTGGCGGCCAACTTCATTAATGATGCCCAGCTGCAGGCAGAGCTGTACAAGATGGACCTGACTGGAAGCCTGAAAGCCATCTATGGTGAGGAAGAGCTCAAGCACACCTACGAGGTTACTTATGCTGATATGACTGCAAATGCAAAGTGCAGCACCACTGGAAAAGTCTTTGGAACTCACATGAGCCACAACACTGAGCTTGAAGTTGTTGGTCTTGCTGTCAGAATCACCAATGATGCCCGCTTCAACTCACAGCCAATGCGTTTTGACCACACCATCCGCTGCAGTATTGTTCCTTTTGATTTCAACCTCGATGCCGTCTTCAATGCTGATGGTGACCTGACTATGTATGGCAAGCACAGTGCCCAGCTCTATGGCAAGTTCCTCCTCAGAGCACAACCCCTGGCTTTTGCTAGTGCACATGAATGCAGAGCATCAGTAACCCAGCAGCTAAATAACGGTTTTACCCTTGAGACGATTATTGACAACACCATGGATATTGTTCTGTCGCACGTAGAGCAGAAGACGAGTTTTAGAGTGAAGTCTAAACTGAATGACCACATCCTCAGACAGGACATAAGTCTTTACAACACTGCTGAGAAAACTGGCATTGAGAGTTCCAGCACAATCCTCACAAACATCCTCAACATGGCCTCCACAGAGAACCAGGAATTTGCTATCTCTGGCATCCTCAAGTATGACAAGAGCAAAAATGGTCACATAATTCAGTTACCTATGATTGAAAGTCTTTCTACTTTCTTGGAAAGCATCAAAGGGCTTGTTGTACATGCTGCAGAGGCATTGCAAAACTATGTTAACAAGGGGGGCATCAGGACTAAACTTGAGGCACTTTCACAACATTTAAATGACTTTCTAGCTCAACTGGATATAGAAGGCAGCCTAATTCAGATGGAACAGCACCTAAATGATTTAACCCAAAACTATGTCATCTCCAAGGATGATGTTGAAGCCTCTTTAAGGAATCTGAAGGTTACTGTTGAGAAACTGCTGGATGATCTCACTGTTTATATGCAACACATTTCTGGTGTAATGAAGGACATTTTAGCTCAGTTCACCCTCCATGACTCCCTCATTCAGACCATACAGCAACAGCTGAATGTCATTAATGAGGAGTATGACATCAAGGCCATGATTGTGTATGCAATTGATACCATAAGAGAGATAATCCAACAGATTAACCTTGAAAACCTGAAGGGCAGCAGCATTGCATTCCTGCATGATATTGATGCAAAGTATGAAATCAAGACTCAACTACAGACAATCATGAGTGATATCAAACAAACAATTGAGACCTTTGACATGCAGACATTTGCTGCGGAGCTGAGGAGGTTAATTTCATCCATTAACTTTGAAGCTCATATTGAGCAACTAGTGAGTCGGATTCCCACAGAGATCTTCAGTGATATAACACATTACATTTGGCAAACAATTCAGAACCTTGACATCCTAGGTAAAATCAACACAGTCAATGCCAAGATCGGAGAGTTGATTGTAAAGTTTGAGGTTGACAGAAAGGTTCAAGTTATCTTGGAAAAGGTTGTGGAGCTCATCAGGCAGTTTAGAATTGAGGAAACCATTAGGGCTGTAGCCAACATGGTGAAGGATGCAGGCATTCCTGCCAAATTCATGAGAGTCTTCCAGAGTGCTCTAAATTACTTGAAAACAACTGATGTTAGGGATATAATTTCACagttaaatatatatattgacATTATTGAGAAGAAattgatttcatttgattaTAATGACTTTGTTGATCAAATCAATCGAATGATAGCTAAGTACGTAGCTTACATGAATGATTTGATCAGGTCTCTTGAAATCCCCCAGAAACTTGAGGCAACAAGAGATTTTGCCAACTTTGTCTTATCCTCTGTTCAAGGATCTGTTGAGCAACTGAGAGAAATTAAGATTGCAGAATTTATGAAAATTGTGAACGATATCTTTGAACAGCTTGTGTTGAGTAATCTTAGGGAATTCGGTGAAATTATAAAGCAGGAAATTATAAAACTGGATGTCAATGCTGAAATTACCTCTTATCTGCAGTTGGCAAGAAAGTGCTATACTGAGTTCCTAACTATTACCACTGATGTGTTCACTAGTATGGCTGAGATGATTAAGAAAGTGGAGCCTCAGCCAAAAATAGTCAGTGAGATATTGCAGATCATCGAGGGGCTCATTACTGCACTAAAGAGAGCTGAGCTAAACATGCCATCCTTCACCATTCCTCTCACTGATCTTGTTGTGCCTTCCCTGAAGTTCAGCATAGATAAGCTTCACCAGTTTGAAATCCCACCACAACTGGACATCCCTGAGTTCACCATCTTGGGCTTCCACACTATGCAAGCCACCACCATCTCAGCTAATGACATCAAACAGAGAATCATTGAGTTGATAGATTTTGTTCTCACCTTCAAGATGAAGATATTTAATATAGCTGCTTTGTTTGGAGACCTGACTGTGAACTACTTTCCAGCCTTGCCTGAGTTTTCACTTTCTGAGATGACTGTACCCGAGTTCTCCTTTCCCACTCTTCCACATGTTCCAGCAGAGAAACTTGTTAAAACTCTTCAACTGCCAACATTTAAACTGCCAGTCATTCCCAGGGAGATTGTGATTCCAGGATTTGGTAAACTGAGTTATGAGGTAAAAGTCAACTCCCCCATCTACACAATTAGGAATGCTGCTGAAGTCCAGACCTCTCTTGATGCAGACGAGACTCCTCAGCTGACAGCTTTTCTAACTTCTCAAGGGACATCTCTCAGCTTTGAAATCCTTAATTTCAACCTGGATTCTACTGCTCGGATTGTTGTTACCAACGGGGATCGTGTGGTTGCTGCTGAGAGCCTTAAGTTCAGTCACAATTTTCTTGCATTGGACCACCATGCATCTGTGAGATTTTATGACTTCTCAGCCCAGGCCTCAGCTAAGACCATGGTAAAGGTCACCACAACACCTTATAATGCTGAGCTTTTAAATGAAGCTTTCTTAGCTACCAAGGGTGGTTTATCTGTCACTACTGACACGTCCTATAAACATGTGCTCAACCTCCCTGTCTTGGGACTCACCGATGAGACATCTGCAACTCAAAAAGCTGTGGTCCGCCAGGGAGGTTCCTCTATTACAATAACTGTTGGAAACCAGGGTACTTCCACCTTCAACTCTCGTGACAGTATTCACAAGAGTGACCTGCAAGTCACAGTCAATCCAAATTCAGTCAAGTTGATCTTCaacagtgacacagacacattcatttTCAAGATGAGGCAGGCCATGAGCACTGAGTTTGTCAGCTTCAGCTACTTCAAGTTTGATATTCGCTCTGAAGCAGAAGGCCCTGCAATCAAAAACAATCTGGTAGTGGGCTCAGTGAATGCCAATCTGCATGACATGAAGGTTGAGCTGAAGGCAACCCATACCACAGATTTTATTGGTATTGTCAATGGTGCCCTACATAACGTGATTGATGTTGTTCTCTCTCCCAGAGAAGTTGTGTTCAGCTTTAAGAATAAGGGTAACACCAAGGTCAGTTTCAGTGATGCTCTTACTGCCAAAATTGATCTACAGAATGATTACTCTGCATCCTTCAGGCCTGACATGCAATATATGAATACTGTAGCTCTGGCCCGTCTTAATCAGGACAAACTTTTCTGGAACTTCACAGTAGAGAACAATAAGAGAGAGGTTGCTATCCTTAGTGCTGTAGAAGGGGAAGCAAATCTTGATTTCCTGACTAGGCCCATCAGCATTCCTGACATCTATATTCCATTTGTTGACTTACATACACCAGCTATTAGTGATCTTGACTTCTATGACCAAACCGGgctgaaacacattttgactACCACTGACCAGACTGTTGATATTGATGCAAAGATTATTTACCAGAAAAACCAGGCTGCCCCCCTTGTTGATATGATGGGTCTGATCCAGATTCCCTCTATGGGTAACATGATCACAGAGCTGTCCTTCAAGTCTGCCATCATTAATCTGAATGCCAATACTGGACTGTATGCAGAGGATGATCTTGTGTTCCGTCTTGGAGCTACcacagcctctgtgtttgaGGCTCTAAAAGCCAAACTTGATGGAACCACCAGTCTGACCACCAAGAGAGGAATCAAGTTGGCCAATTCCCTGTCCCTTGAAAATCGTCACATTGAAGGCACTCATGACAGCACCATCAGTGTGAGTACTGAGACTTTTGAAACTGCAGTCTCTGTGGCTACTGTTGCAAAGATTGCCCTGCCTATACTCAACCTGGAAGCAAACCAAAATCTGGTTGCAGACACCAAAACCAAAGCAAATGCTGTGTCCACCTTGAGTGTGAAGGGTGATTTCAACATCCCTGTGATCAAAGTTGTTGGAAAGACTGAGGCAGGCCACAGTCTGAAGTTGGATGGAACCTTTGAGTATGTTTCCATAGAGGCATCCACTAGGGCAAACGTGGATGGCACTGTGCTTGAGGATTATCTAGTTGTGGGACTCCTGGATAATGAGGTTAATCTGTATCTGAATAATGATGGCCTACGTTCCACCTCCAAAGTTATCGGTGATGCCAAACTTAACTATGGCACCACCAAAGTCAttgacatggatgtaaatgagAACCTTGCTGTTGAAGCCTCCCTGAGCCGTGTTTATGCAGTGCTGCAGTATACTGGCAACAATGAAGCAAACTTGTTCAATTACAACACCAATGGAAAGCATACTGCCAAGGCAACCATTGACTTTGCACCAACATCTTCCTTGACTGTGGATATGGAGATAGATATATCTCAGCCAAGCAACCTGGGTGACTTCACCATCTTTGAGAAAACTGTTGCTGAAGTCACCACTGTTCAGCAGAAGATGTCTACCAATGTCAAGTTTGTAAGCCCTCTGTACACCACAAACCTGGTAACTGAAGTAGATGGCAGAGCTCCTGTCTTCAAAGCCACCTTTAGGTCCTCTGCAACCTCAGCCATTGTCTTCTTGGAATATGACCTCAACT CTTCCATTACGATAAACTTTGAAAATGCTGGAGTAAGCCTTGCTGGGAAAGTGGTTTTCAGCCATACCGACCTGATCATGGACATTCAACAAATGCTCTCCCATACTCTAAg TGATTCCCGTCTCACCTTGAATGTGGACATAACAAGCCCTGCCTTCACTGACCTGAAATGGCGTTATGCTGTCCACAAAGATGGACTCAGCACCACAGTTTCAATCCCATCTACTGGTTTCCTGGGTCTTCAGCTCCATGGCAGGATCCCATCTCAGATAAATGCCAGGCTTTATGGCCGTTATGCT TCTGATCCCGGGAAGGATGTTGATATCTTCACTACCAGATTTTCTGCCAAGGATGCTTATAGGATGAATCTGAAGATGGTCTTCAACATGGATGCTCCTAACATCATGCTCAGCGGACTACAAGAAAAACTTCCTGCCATTACCTCTTGTTTGTCTAGCTTTGCTGAGAAATACCAACTGTTCAGATATGCTGCCAAGCTGAACAAAATTATTATTTACTATACTGAGGAGGCCCACAACATCGCAAACAACCATGCTCCACAACTAAGCCAGGTGTCCATCCTCTTCAGAAACACTGTTGTTCAGTATCAGAAGACTGTTCAGGTCTTCCTGGATGCTGCCATCAGGGTCCTGAGGGAGACCCATGTCAGACTGCCTGGCTCTGAGGAGATGATTCCTCTCATTGAGGTGCTCAATAAGATGACCAACAGCATTACAACTATGGTAGAGAAGGCAATCCAGCTGGTGACTGTTAATACAGAATATGCTTTCAGTGCTATAATTCGCATGATTAGTAAAATTCAGGTTACAATGCCCATTGGTGATGTCATGGCTGGAGCCAAAATAATTGACAAGATTAGGGACAGAGTAAAGGCTTTGCCTAATCATGTTGTGGATGTTTTAAAGCGCCTGGAGAGTCTAGACATGCTCCTGGAGAAACTGGGTGATACCTTAAAATTCATTGTAGACAAAGCTCAGGACTTTGTTGACAACACCCTAAAATCTGATGTCCTTGATGCCATTGCTGTCTACATTAATGCTTGCTATGACAAATATGCAAGCTTCATGAAAACAGTCACCAAGTATGCAAGCACAGCTCTGGACATTGAGTCTATGGATGGCAGCATTAATTACATCCTGGAAATTTTCAGATCTGTAGTGAACCAATTTAACCACACCATTACTGACTATCTGCAACAGGCTCCTGCTCAATACAGAGCTTATGTAAAAGTTAAGGGTAGAAAGCTTGAGATTAATCTTTGA